One part of the Pecten maximus chromosome 1, xPecMax1.1, whole genome shotgun sequence genome encodes these proteins:
- the LOC117332011 gene encoding probable alpha-ketoglutarate-dependent hypophosphite dioxygenase isoform X1, which produces MEDQDNGGLLVESYKQNGYILKSDILTKEETEHCLKSFLDYETRLGGKVTGAYRFKAHLLLPWLYDLVTHPKVVNLVCQILGPDIVCWSTDLFPKDPGSGKSCGWHQDSTYIGMDPPDALTVWVALTDSDKENGCVEFSSKSHLNGQFDHTNTMSDKSMLLYGQEIPVDVDKSTAVLAELTAGQASVHHVMTVHSSEPNNSERRRIGVALRYCGAYVKQKAEIGDSVTYVCGRNYGNFPLEPRPSQLFGEEEVLAHQKACGPVGPQDLIAVK; this is translated from the exons ATGGAAGATCAGGACAATGGTGGCCTACTGGTGGAAAGTtacaaacaaaatggctacATATTGAAATCTGACATACTAACTAAGGAAGAAACTGAACATTGTTTAAAAAGCTTTCTAGACTATGAGACCCGCTTGGGAGGAAAAGTCACTGGGGCCTATAGATTTAAAGCCCATCTATTGTTGCCATGGTTATATGACCTTGTAACTCATCCCAAGGTCGTGAATCTTGTTTGTCAAATTCTTG GTCCTGATATCGTCTGCTGGTCTACAGATTTGTTTCCCAAGGATCCTGGATCAGGAAAGTCATGTGGTTGGCACCAGGATTCAACTTATATAG GCATGGATCCACCTGATGCCCTGACTGTGTGGGTAGCCCTCACTGACTCAGACAAAGAGAATGGCTGTGTGGAATTCTCCTCCAAAAGTCATCTAAAT GGACAGTTTGATCACACAAACACGATGTCAGATAAATCCATGCTGCTGTATGGTCAAGAAATTCCTGTGGATGTAGACAAATCTACTGCTGTCCTTGCAGAACTGACCGCAGGTCAAGCGTCTGTCCACCATGTGATGACCGTTCACTCCTCCGAACCAAATAACA GTGAAAGGCGCCGGATAGGTGTAGCCCTACGGTATTGTGGTGCCTATGTGAAGCAGAAGGCAGAAATTGGAGACTCTGTCACCTATGTGTGTGGACGTAACTATGGAAATTTTCCCCTTGAGCCTCGGCCATCTCAGCTTTTCGGTGAGGAAGAGGTCCTTGCTCACCAAAAAGCCTGTGGCCCAGTTGGACCACAGGACTTGATAGCTGTCAAGTAA
- the LOC117332011 gene encoding phytanoyl-CoA dioxygenase domain-containing protein 1 homolog isoform X2, whose amino-acid sequence MYMIFSGPDIVCWSTDLFPKDPGSGKSCGWHQDSTYIGMDPPDALTVWVALTDSDKENGCVEFSSKSHLNGQFDHTNTMSDKSMLLYGQEIPVDVDKSTAVLAELTAGQASVHHVMTVHSSEPNNSERRRIGVALRYCGAYVKQKAEIGDSVTYVCGRNYGNFPLEPRPSQLFGEEEVLAHQKACGPVGPQDLIAVK is encoded by the exons atgtacatgatctTTTCAGGTCCTGATATCGTCTGCTGGTCTACAGATTTGTTTCCCAAGGATCCTGGATCAGGAAAGTCATGTGGTTGGCACCAGGATTCAACTTATATAG GCATGGATCCACCTGATGCCCTGACTGTGTGGGTAGCCCTCACTGACTCAGACAAAGAGAATGGCTGTGTGGAATTCTCCTCCAAAAGTCATCTAAAT GGACAGTTTGATCACACAAACACGATGTCAGATAAATCCATGCTGCTGTATGGTCAAGAAATTCCTGTGGATGTAGACAAATCTACTGCTGTCCTTGCAGAACTGACCGCAGGTCAAGCGTCTGTCCACCATGTGATGACCGTTCACTCCTCCGAACCAAATAACA GTGAAAGGCGCCGGATAGGTGTAGCCCTACGGTATTGTGGTGCCTATGTGAAGCAGAAGGCAGAAATTGGAGACTCTGTCACCTATGTGTGTGGACGTAACTATGGAAATTTTCCCCTTGAGCCTCGGCCATCTCAGCTTTTCGGTGAGGAAGAGGTCCTTGCTCACCAAAAAGCCTGTGGCCCAGTTGGACCACAGGACTTGATAGCTGTCAAGTAA